The sequence gtctaagctgaAGAGATACGGGTTCCGAGGTGTCGCTCTGTCCTGGGAACAGTTTCATTTCTCCTTTATATAAACGATCTAGTCTACCTGAATATCTCTGGCATTTTTACTCTCTTTGCTAAGGATAGTTCCATCCTAAGGTGGGGAGTGGGTATAACAAATGTAAAACACATACTATCTCAGGACCTTAGTTAAAGAACGATAGTTAAAGAATGGTTTAATTCCAACCGACTTTTCTTGAATGTGAGTAAGATATATGTTGTTAGGTTTAGATGTGATGTAGGGGGTTGGCTCTTGGAGGAGGATTGTCTGCCGGACCTAAAAGTAACGAAATTTCTTGGCATTCTGATTTATGAGGAGGTGCATTTTGAAGATCAAATAATACACTTGAGCAAGAAATTATCATCAGATTGTTTTGCAATAAGAGCTATTAGGAATAAATTGGGTCAGGATTTTGCACATTCAGTTTATTTTAGCCTCTTTGAGTTGCATCTTAGATATGGCATTCCATTTTTCGGTGGAACTAATAGAGCTTCAAATTATCGTCCAATCGCTCTCCTTTCAGCATTATCGAAGATCATAGAAAGATTGattaaaaaaaggttattatcattcctgtttaaatataaaatactaactccCCATCAATTTGGCTTCTTGAGTAATAAATGCACTAATGATACTATGTTCTCCCTTATTAACAGTGTTTACTCCAGTATAAACAACCATTATTCAACAGCAactattttctgtgatttctccaaggcttttgattgtgtaaaccatactATCTTGATCAACAAATTACAGCACTATGAATTCAGAGGAAGGCCTCCCGAATGGTTTAAGTCCTATCTTAGCTACAGAagtcagcttgtaaaggttgatacgaccatGTCTTCTAGCAGtccaatagaatgtggggtacctcaaggttcagttctgggcccaattctgtttctgctgtttattaatgatatggcCCATCTTAACATTAGCAGCAAAATCTGTGTCTTGACAGCTTTTTGAAGCGGGAATTACATATCgatattttatctaaaaatataagttcagcttgttttgccataagatcagtttccagggaattaaatcTTTCGTCATCAAGAACAGtatattatgccctttttgagtcccatcttcgttacgcccttccattctggggcacatgctgTGTGACTCAGTTTGAGCGCATTTGACTTGATAGTCGAGCTCACTaccaagaaatgtttaaaagatttcaaatattaactcttccatctttattcattcttgaatctatttgcttggttCGCAAGCATATATCAGAAATTCCTAATAGAGCATCTCGCAATTATCCACTTCGAAACGCAGAACATGATCTTTATGTGCGATTCCCAAggtcagaattaataaaaagctctattctttacgaagataaaaaatgcacaatcaaaatcaaaatcgaaattaaattattgacatcttttcctcgatttcgcaatgctttgaaatcatatttactggagagagctttatgtgcagtagatgatttttttttaatattaatttttgagtatcatgcacgcactggctaattattaaattttttacgatctagaatagcaatattttgtattgctaaatttctataaaaatttgtatgacttaaacattgtattaatatttttgactgtttttgttacttttttttactttttttattttactttcttgttactatttttatttacttttctattttcttactttttacatttagtataagaaatttgaccaggtacatttatatcttttgtacccagttttgtatatatttatttagtaattgtattttggtttctatatttgtgtgttttgctttttatgtatagctttgtctacaacatttttttaaattttttgacaataaagcatatttgattgattgattgatagaGGTCTTCTAACTATTTGTTCTCAAACAGGCAATTAGATTTCGGGTTAACATCAACCAAAGAGAATCTTGTAGGCCTCATTTTGTGGTTCACAGGATTTTAACATTGATCTCTTTTTGTTTTGGAAAACTCATCCCTTATTTTTAAGAGCCGTATGTGACGCGCCAGATTTTCAATTTACCTTTGCCAAAGCCAAGAACAGCTTTGGTCAAGAGATCATTGATATATGAGGGACGTAAATTATATAATCATTTACCCATTGCTCTGAGAATTGTTTCATGCCTTAAGATCTTTCCTGGACCGTTGAAGAGAGAACTCCTAAACAAGGCTTATTATTGCGTGGAGAAATTCTATCAGGATGACATAGTGATAGATAGGGTGTGaaatttgtttgtgttttttatagTGGATCTATTATGTGTAAAGTTTTAGCTTAgtctgttttatttatattttttagcctTGTCGCTTGCTTTCAGCTTAGCACCTATGCTTTGTCAATGAAAATATGTATGTTTTTTGGACTAATAAAGCACTTTTGATTTTgactatcaaaggcctttgagtaATCAAGCAGCGCAAGTACTATAACGTTGCCTTGATTTGTGCTTTCAGAATTATCACCGGTAGTATTGggtcttaatttaatattgaaaaaataatcatgaatatttttatacaaactCTTTTCAAAGATGTTAGACTCTGCTGGCAAACTACTTATGATGTCAGAAAGGCCTTTAGGACCAACAACTTTCGCAAGTGAAGTTCCAATAGTGCTCTTCTCCAAACATAACTGTTTtcaaaacaacaatttattatCTATCAATCATTAATAGCATCAGGATTAAAAGGGTGATGGAGTCAATCCTTCCTTGTTGAATCTGTGGATATTTAAATTGCGAAGTATAGACCATGTCTTACGTCTATTATTTTGggaagcaataaaatttagataattttgctTCTCCCCTTAAAATATAGTAACTCTTAGATTTCTAAGGTGTTTATTCCAATCATTGAGACTTTTTGAAGCTTTATAGCTTTGAAGAGctcgatttttattatcaatcaACGTTCTCAGATTAGGTGAAAGCCATTCAGCTTTATCCATACGAAGGATTATATTTGGTTATAAGTCTATTGGTTTATCTATATTATTAGTACTTATCATCGAATGCCAATCTAGTGATTAAAGATCATTAAGAAAACCTTAATGGCATGTATTCAAACAACGATAGCgcattaattttgtaatatttttatcttgagaacacttatttcataaaatgttaATCTATAATCAGAAATTAAATCAGCGTTTAAGGTATGTGCCAGAAGTTTTTAAGTTTAGTgacttcaaaataaataatgggAACACCAAAGTACTAAGAGGTAGCTGTAATTTTACTTGGTTCATTAATTATTTGTGACAAGTTATAGGTTTCTAGTCAATCAATCACTTTTATAAACAAAGACTTGAAAACATCACTTTCCTGGATGTGAAAATTAAATGTATGACTCCTCCTTGTCTACCTTATGTTTTATCCatctgtattattttaaaaccagctatgaaaacatcttgtcggacttattttaaataagacaatgcaagtccgacaagatgttttcactgtaccattgtctacaaccttcaaaaacaaaaccAGCTATATTAATTAACTAATGCAAAGGTAGATGATTGTATAGTGACATGATTCCGTGACAAAaacgaaattaaaattattttgttgcaTCAGAAAAGGAATCTTTATAATATCTAATTAAGTATTTCTTTAATacttattttacaaaatgcaaATTAGAAgaatcaaaaatatgtttaaaccCGTACCGTTTTTACTTCTTTCGCTTTAGTAAGTTACAAGGCGCGAATATTGATGGCTATTTAATgctattttataaagttttagaaataaactataatatataTGTCGGGtgacaacaaaaatattgctcacgattattttttttttttaagttttaaaattcgTTACCTATAACtcatattttacctaaaaaataagtgaatatcAGTTTAGGTTTTACCGGAAATAAACCTTAAAGTTGGTTAATTTAAatgacatcctgtatattttattataccatTTAATAACGCCAAACATTCCCTTTTCAATAAAATACCACAAGACATTATCTTTAAAATGCTAtctaactaaaactaaaaactatctaagtttcaaaattcttacatgaaaaaaaactatttcatcggtatataaagtaattttttatttcttccaataCATTTCCATTTTACTCTTTATAGTAAAATTGATCAAAAGTTACCCCAGCTTGACATTTTCATTTTGTATAAATGAATATGTCTTATTAATTCAATAATGCCCCAAATGCATTATATTATGAGCATTACAGGAAAATACACTTAGAACGTTAATACACTTCCGAACATTAATTCTCCCTGAAACATGAACCgtgatataaaaataagtacctatttaatgttgtattttatttatataagactgaataaattttttttctatttaaaaggattaattgttctcgATTTATCGTTTTGTTCAATagttgttatataaaaaaaacttggtTTATATCTcagctaaattaaatttgtccgctaaaatttttattaaataccttAATTCTAAtaagaaattgtattttaattaaaatatatttaaaataatacagtcttcctaatttaattttttttaaatttcattatttaatattttaaagcgatttcaattttattattcattttttttgtattcctattaagcatttttgcaattttaatcaaataaaaattaaactcatttaatgttattatttagattCTTAATTTTCAAccgtaaaattttaatttttttttaataaaaagcttttaaaatttttctacaaaaaatccTAAATTCAAGCTcagaagttttaaaatttaataactatatTATCTTATGACAAAATtatcttatgttttttttgtaataatgttttaatttaattactgttCAAACCACTGCGATTTCTTTTTGCAGATGTAGCTCTTTAACTTTTGTCAGATTAATTTTTGCaagatttaaaaactaaaataatttaattttattttttaaactttattacaCTTCGACTTTAagcctttgatttttttttcaatttcagatACATTAATTatcctaaaatatttattattaaatttaattgaaatctTTTTCAAGtttaagaattttctttttctattttttttttattttgaataaaaatgttgtATTCTGCCAATCAAGTTTTGATTTCGaactgaattttttaaattcaaaattgcaaaattcaaaaggtttgaaaattttatttatttatgcacGAAGGCtagattatatttattttcacaatataaaaaaagttccaaatattgtaaaaatattatctatttaagttaatttttaaactaaagatttactttaagtttttaatatttttttataaaaggtttcctagtaaagtttttaagtttattctacaccgaaatttctgttttcctaattattcttttaattttttatacttaaacttttaagcattttttttaacttaacaaatacattttttttcatttaatctttttttttaacttcaaatttttctttttttaaacatttttatactaaaaaaacgttatttttttgaaattagatttgtttatttatttatcttttaatttcaatttggcaaaattattagaaatcaTCAATCGCTTTGCTAAGTTTTTATAGTTAACAAAAGAGTTAATTATAAAAGCTTAAAGTAGATGAAACCTTTTTCACTTTTATGACTATTGATATCCtataatattcttaatttttaagaagTATAACTCATTTGAAAACTTACaacaaaacagtaaaaataacatttaagcCCGCACTATTATATGGTACTAGCGGTACGCCAAAAGATACTGCATTTTTTGATACTAAGGTGCCACTTGGCACAGATGTTCCTTAGAACCATTTAGACGATTTGGCCCGAAGAACACTCGAGATTTTCCGTGTGGGTAGATTTTAGGGGAGTGGgggtaaaaattaagaaaaaaaaaatgaaaaaaataaatttaccctAGCGGCGAGATCTGGGTgtcaatttcatataatttggaCCCAAGCAATTTAATGGTCTTACCAAAAATGTAATGCAGATACTGGAATTCTGTCAAAAGccgccatttttaaaaaatagccgacttttaattgaattttgtcTTTAACCAAAACCGGGTCGTGTAAGGTGTCTAGACTTATGTTTTCCGGGTCAAGGAGttcatttataatattgaaaatagcCCACGGGTATCGAAAGTGTATATGAAAGactgtaataatattttattatatatatttatgtatttttatccCATAAAAACAACGTAAAAATAcacattaacaaataaaaataaacaacagcaacaaataaaacaaaaatataaggtttaatataaaaactaaatataaggGACGGTATAAAAATGTAGGTACAGAAATATGAAGTATCTAAACTACTAAACTATGAACTATCGCCAAGTACTTCTCTGTCTTTTTCGGCGTTATTCCCACTAAAACAAATTGCACATAAAAATAACTATAGGAGGTTCGGTAGTAGATATCggaaatattcaataaatttacCCTTTATTTGAGCAATCCGCCATACATTTTTGGCATGCAGGGGAACATGGCAGTCACTGTCGCCGGCAGCTGCACCGAAGTGTCTGGCAGCCTGTCATGCAGCCACATCTATCTAAAGCAAGAACTGCCTTCTAAACCTGTGGCAACTTGGACCACAAAACCTTCCAATGATTGACCTCAAGATCACAAGAGTCTATCCCCATCCTTCAGGACTTGTGCAATTTTCCTTTACAAGATTTGCACAGCCCCAGATGTGACCAGCGACATACGCTGCTCTCTTTATGTGCTCCTCCAATGCAGCGCGTGTTGGAGGAATTGAAGCTAGGTGTTTACCGTCTAGAGCAAACATCTGCTTTCTCACCTCATTTATACCTGGACGTGAATcctgaaaaataaatgtttaatttactgTGTACTATTTTCCCAGTACATTCAAAGATAAAATAGTCTTACCTCATTTGATTCCGATGTGCATACGCCATACAGTTTTATGGTAAATTTCTCCAAGTCCGCATATACGATCGGACTAATTTCGGTTTGTGGGTTGGAAATCTCCTTAAAGGCATTAGTGAAAGATTCGTCCCATGCTGCCCATGCAGAACGCTTGCCCTTGCCACAAAAAAGGACGTGAAATCACTACCCGAAAAAGCGTGGAAACCTCGCAGTGCCTCAGATTTGTCGTCTCCAAGAGTCTGCGAAATTTGGTGAACACTAATATAGCGTTGTTTAGATCCTACTCCATATTGCAGCCACAGATGCTTTAAACCTTTCTGACTGAGCTTTAGAAAGAAAGATACTAGAAGTACAAGAACATCTGTATCAGAACTTCGAACAATTATATTATGTAGTCCCGCATTTTCGATGGCGTTCTGCAATAATAAGTGGGTTATGCCCTTTTTCTCTTACCTCTatagcttatattttattgtgaaaCTTTTTTGATAATGGAATGAACTCACTTGCAAGTGTAACACTATTCTTCCGTCAGCCTCTTCCATATTCAAGCAAGAAACTCCGTTGAAAGTTGTCAAGTCGGAATGTAATGCCACAATTGTGGAGTCAACATTAGTCAGAAGCTGAATGTCTTTAAATCTGATGAGAAGTGTATGACTCAAAAATCGAAATAGATCCTCCTTATTAGTATTGTTGCGTAAATAGTCTGTCCAGTCAGAAGGCAGTTTATCTAtgaagagataaaaaatttgaaccttattttttagaaaaccttAAGGCCGGAGTCTTTTAtgtaaagtttgtttatttaccCTTTTCGTGAAGGTACACGGCGCACTCCAATACCACGAGCAGAACGGGTGGCACGTTTTAGGCTATTCTGTAGGTACAAGTCCCATGCAATATCCACGCGTCTCACACCATGATTGGCAATAAATGAAGATCGAATGTAGGCCTCAATCTCAATAATAGGAATCGCGCAGGGGTCACGGAGCACTGTCAATGTTTTTAAAGGGTATCACAATATTATTGTTTGATACTTTTTCGGCCGTTTCGCGGGAAATTTTACCGGGGTTTGACTCCACGtgataaaatttaacattttgcatTGGTTATAATGCATGAGTTATCTAGCTGAAAATCGCTTATGGTACATAGCGTccataagataaaataaaaaagataaaattcaatgaaaagtcggccattttttaaaaatggcggCTTTTGATAGACTGCCAGCATCTGTATAGCTTTTTTGGTACTACCATTAAATTCCTTCGGttcaaattatatgaaattgacACCCAGATCTCGCCTCTagggtaaatttaattttttgattttttttaaatttttaccccCCACCTCCTCTAAAATCTACCCACACGGAAAATTTCGAGTGTTCTTCGGGCCAAATCTTTTAAATGGTTCTAAAGAACATCTGTACCAAGTGGCATCTTGGTATCACAAAATCCAGTATTTTGCAAGAATTGCCGTTATACCGCTAGCACTATATATAGACAATAACAAATCCGATGATTTAACGCAGgggttttataattaaattgatcAAGTTACCCTAAATTgacattttcattataaataaattaaaatgtctagTGAGAATTAATGGAATTAACATACACTAAGGATACTCAGAACATTAAAATTCTCCCTAGAACATAAAATGTgacctaaaaatatatatttttttaaattgtcgtttatttaaaaaagatcaaataaaatcatttttatagtaattcaaAAGGCTTTAGTGTTttcgattttttgttttgttcaatactttttaagtaaaaaacttGGTCTTCTTCTTTAAGCTGAATTTGTCCtcctaattgatttttattctGCATTAAAACCATACTAAAATGTCccaaattaaagaataaaacaaaatatttataattgaaGTTCATAACATATTTCTAtggtaaaaatatataatttatgataactttattcttaaataaataggccttttgaagtttttttttaatataaataatgtagtTCAAATaggaaattgaattttaattaaaataattttttatgcatttaaaacctgtgttttctcatttatatattaaataaaaatttacatctctgtgatttatattaaattttaattttaactttaaaaaatgtaatgtttttttttttctgtaaatttaagtacctaaatatttttctacaaaaattccTTAAGAGTTATACAATTTAATAAcgatatttcttaaaaacaaaattattaattttcttttttttttattttttttatgtctttacTTAGGTACTGTTCAAACAACTTTGACTTTTTTTGGgcatatttagtttattattatttgtcaaaaaattgcaaaatttaagaaataaaaaaagagttaaaagttaaatattatttttaaccttccctcgacttttaattattttttttttaattattctactttattttaatgtaatttacaaattgcgtttcttttatttaatagcattattaatttttcatatttttttattgttatctTTTTTTCAGTTCATAAAAGTTTCGCCATTCAAATTGAAGGAAAACACTAatcttttcaaattaaaaaaagaattaaataataattatttctttagacATAAGGTCTAGATATATTAGTGTGCAATAATTTAGTTTCAGAATAATAAGggcctaattaaaaaaaaaattataattaacattatctaaattattttctcaGTTTTATTTTCGTattcgattttaaaaaattacttaaagtttctaatatttagttttacgtaatgttttttagttaaataaatcAGAGTTTCAGAATTTATTGaaactctgtttttttttaaatttatatttgattaaaacaactataaaaaataaataaaaataatttttttttctttaaatattcaattttaagcatttttttttaattataccatAAGTTCCAgtcaaattttcagttttaattttttaactagaTCGTCGAAATCAACACACAAAAAGctccaaaattattaaaattaaattaaaagaaagctgttgaattttgtaaacattttttaaatttttaactttaagatcaaatatttaaacaatcaaattttaaaagaagaaaacttgaaaaaaagtaataaaaaattagtccTTAATAAACCttaaacttatattaaataagaaagcaaaatttgaaaataatagtaaattgtaatactagaaaaaaatgtgtggtTTTTTTGTTActcaaaaaaagcaacaaatttCGTTAACTTGAACTGAAAGTAGTTGATATTCATTAATATACATAGTATACTTATAATATACGTATTTCATAAGTATACCATATTTTATAAGAAGTATTACACATTTCAAAACTAATACcaaaaccataaaaataacATCTAAGCCCGCACTATTATATAGACAATAACAAATCCGGCGATTTAACACACGGATCTGAACCTTACGCAATCTGGAAATAAGGTCCGATGCGGCCTCTGGATATATCCGCACTCATTTATTTCGCGTTCTGATGTCACCCGTCGAATTTCGGAATTTCAATTGAAAAAGTTCAATCGCTCGTGAAAACGTATCAATTTTTCTCAACTTTTTTCTCGCGTTTTTCATTCGAGAAGTCGAAACGATTTTTGCGGGATATCCACGGTGCAAAGTTGATCGTGttgtattattttcattttggtGTGAAAGTTGTGCTCGCTAGATAGTTAAATGGAGTCATATGCGAGGGGCCCTAGGGGGTTCAGTTATAATAAAAGTCAGCTTTATAAGGTAGGTGGGATAATGTTGAAATATTGATGGTTATTTTGAGACTGCTATGCggattttataaacttttttaactcTAATATGGAAAAGTTTGTATATTTTCCTATTATAAATTTCTAtcctattttttaatgttttgaaaattgatCAGATGTTTTAGTTACACCTAATTCTAGGAAAAACATGAATGAttttttagaagttaaaatattaaattttattaaaaacttactaTGCGAGATTTAAAATGGAGAGGAGATTTTCatcagaaatttttatttaaaataaatgagggGTAAATCTAGCATAAAAACTATATAAGACAGATGCTTGGAGATCATCGACAGATGACCTCTAATGATGATTTATCTAATTCAAGATCAACTAATATATACGAGAAACCATCGACAATACAGgctgatttttaagttgatacttttttttaactgtgtatagaactcggtaaaataaacatttttttcaaataactttattcaaaaaaccgaaaaataaaaaaattgccaagatgttataaaatgagtccaatacggtcctctctaatttaaataagttgttcaaagttgtcaccattaacttcaacacaacgATTTGCTCAACGTAACCACTGTTCCGTAACGGCACCCAGtagagaaatcggtttttgtctaactgttgccgcaacctgctcaatacgtgctattagttcttcttgtgtgtcgataggcgtcttgaaaactaaacttttcatatacccccacaaaaaaaagtcacatggattcaggtctggcgaccttggtggccatgcaactggtccGTTTCGGCCAATCGaccgatttgggtaacttatatccaaaaattcgctcacttctcgtctaaaatgggcaggtgctccatcctgcaggagccacatagcttgcctgatattcagtggcatgtcttctaacagaacaggcagattattttgcaaaaagtccaaataaacatcgcctgtcaaacggtctggtaagataaatggtccaacaagtatcccattcacaattcctgcccacacattagcagaaaagcgatgttgaaaattggttctgcgaattgcatggggattatcaacagaccaaacatgcgtatttcgaaaattgttaattccgtttcgggtgaatgttgcctcgtccatgattaaaattttgttcgaaaaatgttgatcattttcatgttgttgtaggaaccattcacaaaactgaactctgcgggggAAGTCTTCAGGCAGTAGCGCTTGAACACGTTGAACGTaaaagggattaaattgattcttgcgcaatgttgtccatacttttgtttgactgaatccgacctgccctgcaacaactcgagtacttgttgttggattTTCTGcgatgagatttaaaatttgttcttccctatgaacattttcaggtctccttcctcttcctgcatgccctctacgatgttcccgtaaatcgccagta comes from Anthonomus grandis grandis chromosome 4, icAntGran1.3, whole genome shotgun sequence and encodes:
- the LOC126735741 gene encoding uncharacterized protein LOC126735741 produces the protein MEEADGRIVLHLQNAIENAGLHNIIVRSSDTDVLVLLVSFFLKLSQKGLKHLWLQYGVGSKQRYISVHQISQTLGDDKSEALRGFHAFSGSDFTSFFVARASVLHGQHGTNLSLMPLRRFPTHKPKLVRSYMRTWRNLP